GCCGATAAAAATGCGCCATTCCACCGGAATGTAACAATTACGCCAAATGTAACTGTCAACCATTATTTAGAAGACGGCACACTATTGAAGACAGAAACGAAAGCCGCAACGGATACATTAGCCCCATATTATAAAGAGGGTTCGCCAGAGTTTCTTAAAAATTATACTTATGTTCGTTCAGATATCACTGAACAAGAATATATTTATAAAAAAGTAGAAAATCCAAAATATTATACTGAAGGGTTTAATCTTGTGTCAGCTGCAACACCTCCTGCGGAAACAATGGGTACCGTTGCGCCACCATTTTTCTCAGCAACAGATGGCAGCAATGCTGGTTTTGCATTAACGTATGATAATTATGCAATTGTAGAAGCGGTTAGCCATGAACGTGCTCAAGCAGTTCGTGAAGGTTTAGAGCCAGGATACTGCGTGGCTGAAGAAGCACGTCATATTCGTACCATTAATGTCTACTACAAAGAAATTCCACATAACAACGAGGTACCGAATGACTATCCGACGGTTGAAAAACAAATTGCTGAATTAACAACTAAAGAAGTAACAGGCAATGTAATCGTTCATTATGTGGATGAAAACGGTAAAGTTATTGCGCCAAATCAAGAGATTCCAACAAAACTCGTTAGAACAGAGACGTATGTTGATGGCGAACTTGCAGATTCAGTACCAACAGATGAAACGTATGATGCGACAACACCGGACTTGAAGCCAGAAGAAATTCCGTTTGAAGGTGATGATTACCGCTTTATCCGAGTCCATGAAGAAAGCGAACCAGTGCAAGGTGAGTACATAGAAGGCACGCTACACGTTGTTTATGTGTATAAATTAAAAACAAGCGAAGTGCCGAATGACTATCCAACGGTTGAAAAACCAACTGCTGAATTAACAACTAAAGAAGTAGAAGGTAATGTAGTTGTCCATTATGTGGATGAAAATGGTAAAGTTATTGCGCCAAATCAAGAGATTCCAACCAAATTGGTAAGAACAGAAACTTATTTAGATGGTGAATTAACTGAATCAGTCCCAACAGGTGAGAAGTATGATGCGACAACACCAGACTTGAAGCCAGACGAAATACCATTTGAAGGAGACGATTATCGCTTTATTCGAGTCCATGAAGAAAGCGAGCCAGTACAAGATAAGTACATCGAAGGCACTCGTCATGTTGTTTATGTATATAAATTAAAATCTAGTGATATTCCAAATGATTATCCGACCATTGAAAAACCAACTGCTGAATTAACAACTAAAGAAGTAGAAGGTAATGTGGTTGTCCATTATGTGGATGAAAATGGTAAAGTGATTGCGCCAAACCAAGAGATTCCAACCAAATTGGTAAGAACAGAAACTTATTTAGATGGTGAATTAGCTGAATCAGTCCCAACAGGTGAGAAGTATGATGCGACAACACCAATATTGAAACCTGACGAAATACCATTTGAAGGAGACGATTACCGCTTTATCCGAGTCCATGAAGAAAGCGAACCAGTACAAGATAAGTACATAGAAGGCACTCGTCATGTTGTTTATGTATATAAATTAAAATCAAGTGATATTCCAAATGATTATCCGACAGTGGAAAAACCAACTGCTGAATTAACAGCCAAAGAAGTAACAGGCAATGTAATCGTTCATTATGTGGATGAAACTGGTAAAGTGATTGCGCCAAACCAAGAGATTCCAACCAAATTGGTAAGAACAGAAACTTATTTAGATGGTGAATTAGCTGAATCAGTCCCAACAGGTGAGAAGTATGATGCGACAACACCAATATTGAAACCTGACGAAATACCATTTGAAGGAGACGATTATCGCTTTATTCGAGTACATGAAGAAAGCGAGCCAGTACAAGGTGAGTACATAGAAGGCACTCGTCATGTTGTTTATGTATATAAATTAAAATCTAGTGATATTCCAAATGATTATCCGACCATTGAAAAACCAACTGCTGAATTAACAACTAAAGAAGTAGAAGGTAATGTGGTTGTCCATTATGTGGATGAAAATGGTAAAGTGATTGCGCCAAACCAAGAGATTCCAACCAAATTGGTAAGAACAGAAACTTATTTAGATGGTGAATTAACTGAATCAGTCCCAACAGGTGAGAAGTATGATGCGACAACACCAGACTTGAAGCCAGACGAAATACCATTTGAAGGAGACGATTATCGCTTTATTCGAGTCCATGAAGAAAGCGAGCCAGTACAAGGTGAGTACATAGAAGGCACACTACACGTTGTTTATGTGTATAAATTAAAAACAAGCGAAGTGCCGAATGATTATCCGACGGTTGAAAAACCGATCTTAGAAATTCCAGGTGAACCAGAAATTGAAGAACCGAAGCCAGAGGAACCGACACCGGGTGAACCAGAAATTGAAGAACCGAAGCCAGAGGAACCGACACCGGGTGAACCAGAAGGCGAAGAACCGAAGCCAGAGGAACCGACACCGGGTGAACCAGAAGGCGAAGAACCGAAGCCAGAGGAACCGACACCGGGTGAACCAGAAGGCGAAGAACCAAAACCAGAGGAACCAAAACCGAGTGAGCCAGGTCAATCAACACCTAAAGATCCGATTGAAAATGATGGCATTGTGCAACAATCAGCTGTACTTCCTAATACAGGAGAAGCGACGTCAATGATTACATGGAGTGTTGCTGCATTATCAATCTTAGCTGGATTAGGATTTGTAGTGACTGGTCGTAAGGAAGATGAAGAAGATGAAGCTTAGTTAAAGTAAAAAAATAGTATTAGTTTGGCTGAAGTCATTTCATCGAAGCAAAGAACCTGTCTAATGAGAGAATTTCTCAATTAGACAGGTTCTTTACTGTTTTACGAACGTTAAATTTTTGATAAATATCTTTAATCAAAATTATATTGACTGAAAATAGCGATTTTGGTACCATTTCAGAATAGAGTAGGCTGATGTACAAAAAAGAATGCATATAGTATCACTTAATGGATAAATTGTTATTCGGAACATATTGAAAGTGCAAAAAATCCTACCTCAACAAAATCTCTTATATAGTTGGTATCAGTAGAAGAAAAAGATACCGTTAAATTTGAAAGTCGAGGTGAAACAGCTAGTTAATATCCAGTAGTGAAGTGTCTAAGTATATTAAATAAGAAAGTATAAATTAGTTAGTGAATATTCTCGCTATACATTGACAGATACGTATTATTTTGAGGTATCAGTTAATAAAGTATATTTCACTTAGTGAAAAAAGTTCATATTTTACGCATTGGGGGAGCAGTAGGGGTATGAACAATAAGTTGAAATATAATGACGAATTAAGAGAGAGTTGAGTAGTGCACAAAAATTTATGAAAGAATACAAAAAGAAAGTAAGTGAGGTTATAATATGCAGAATCTTAAAAATAATAGAGGGACGTGTCAGGTGGAACGTCGAGAAATTTTTTCCATTCGAAAATTTAGCAGCGGTGTTGTCTCTGCGCTAATCGGTGTGACTCTTTTTGGTAGTCATGTGGTACTTGCTGAGGAAGTTGTTTCGGATACAGCTGCTCAACACTCAGTAATCAGTGACGGCGATACGGGGACAAATTTTGCTTTAACTGGTGACTCTGTTGAATCAGCAGTTACAAAGTCTGCGGATTCAGTTGAGACTGAAAATACAGAAACCGTAGAAAATGCGTCTGACGGAGTAGAATCTACTGAA
The genomic region above belongs to Aerococcaceae bacterium zg-1292 and contains:
- a CDS encoding MucBP domain-containing protein — encoded protein: MEQREIFSIRKFKVGVASALIGVTLFGAQAVLAQEVTDNGAQDAAVLSGTDTEIQKVDEAAENVATGEDVVENTVSEGAAGAENLDEQAKAATLEEQAEEEKTQEEKTQEACCETVTKYNIKEDATKEFGYAENTAEEGATTGTITLGVKPTVVEDENTIRTTRYEAASLQYDKNAYEKYTKGESEIAPEHVVENFNGLNKIEKGQYTDLLKAYETVEVKSIRTLEDTVQVQQFGEEGVIDLNKVLDWMDTQENKPVMTEFKLVGSNGYESYLALFKGADGRKWVSSNRSELVTASGQLNTVTEEATSSTNAHLRDFGGSRAWQELTHAQLAKRPSTLGGLYGIVNTMSTVDRGLRDGTPLLTVINDSHNVEDRQGDNKAYLYNHTTTGDVTYTVSYRTASLGKRDKFPASPFAGIQYQSNTYEKSAWVPFEKTITLKPRVKYYPEVRRGRLVSGGNGIADSDLEQVAASGYRKALKVDIKPKTERVMIDGKEHYKYTEYGLNQQTGDKVVLSETFIPVEEVPAEQGQTEFVSEGVALTLPKLVDGKVVLTNKALLQVVYDKNYNINKQSILQDYYGIYDARRLATNPEGYEALFTGDDTTRRATEMDDRKATYNVNHRPYRDDVRREIQAEVADKNAPFHRNVTITPNVTVNHYLEDGTLLKTETKAATDTLAPYYKEGSPEFLKNYTYVRSDITEQEYIYKKVENPKYYTEGFNLVSAATPPAETMGTVAPPFFSATDGSNAGFALTYDNYAIVEAVSHERAQAVREGLEPGYCVAEEARHIRTINVYYKEIPHNNEVPNDYPTVEKQIAELTTKEVTGNVIVHYVDENGKVIAPNQEIPTKLVRTETYVDGELADSVPTDETYDATTPDLKPEEIPFEGDDYRFIRVHEESEPVQGEYIEGTLHVVYVYKLKTSEVPNDYPTVEKPTAELTTKEVEGNVVVHYVDENGKVIAPNQEIPTKLVRTETYLDGELTESVPTGEKYDATTPDLKPDEIPFEGDDYRFIRVHEESEPVQDKYIEGTRHVVYVYKLKSSDIPNDYPTIEKPTAELTTKEVEGNVVVHYVDENGKVIAPNQEIPTKLVRTETYLDGELAESVPTGEKYDATTPILKPDEIPFEGDDYRFIRVHEESEPVQDKYIEGTRHVVYVYKLKSSDIPNDYPTVEKPTAELTAKEVTGNVIVHYVDETGKVIAPNQEIPTKLVRTETYLDGELAESVPTGEKYDATTPILKPDEIPFEGDDYRFIRVHEESEPVQGEYIEGTRHVVYVYKLKSSDIPNDYPTIEKPTAELTTKEVEGNVVVHYVDENGKVIAPNQEIPTKLVRTETYLDGELTESVPTGEKYDATTPDLKPDEIPFEGDDYRFIRVHEESEPVQGEYIEGTLHVVYVYKLKTSEVPNDYPTVEKPILEIPGEPEIEEPKPEEPTPGEPEIEEPKPEEPTPGEPEGEEPKPEEPTPGEPEGEEPKPEEPTPGEPEGEEPKPEEPKPSEPGQSTPKDPIENDGIVQQSAVLPNTGEATSMITWSVAALSILAGLGFVVTGRKEDEEDEA